The Flavivirga eckloniae genomic interval ATTCTTTATAAAATAAAACTTATGACCAACGAAGCCTTACAAAACTTAATAACTAATTGGATGCCTGATTTAGAGTTTACCGAAGAAGCATCCCAGTTTTTAAATGTTACGGTTTCGCCCGAAAACCTTCATCAATTAATGACAGAATTAAAAAATAATAACGAAACTAAATTCGATTATTTGTTTTGTTTAAGTGGTGTTGATTGGAATCCTGAACTAGGCGTTGTGTATCATTTAGAATCCACAATTCATAGGCATACTATTGTTGTAAAAGTAAAAATAGCAGATCGGGAAAACCCTACTCTAGATACAGTATGCGATATATGGAGAACTGCCGAATTCCACGAACGTGAAGTGTTTGATTTCTTCGGAATAAAATTCAATAATCATCCCAATTTAAAACGCCTGTTTTTAACAGACGAGTGGGAAGGATTTCCGTTAAGAAAAGACTATGAAGACGCTATTAATATGGTTATTAAATAAGTAAATATGGATACAGTTGCCGTAAATAATAACTTTAAATCTGAGGAGTATTTCATTAACATGGGGCCTCAGCATCCGGCAACACACGGAGTCCTCCGTCTTTTATTAACTATTGATGGCGAGATTATTAAAAAAGTAGAGCCAGATTTAGGATATATTCACCGATCTATCGAAAAAATGAGCGAGCGTGATAGTTATCAGCAAATAGTTCATTTAACAGATAGAATGGATTATTTATCATCTCATATTAACAATGAAGCTGTTTGTTTAACAGTAGAAAATGCTTTAGAGTTAGAAATTCCGGAGCGTGTAAAAGTTATTCGGACCATTTTAGGCGAGTTAACAAGAATTGCTTCCCACTGTTTATGGTGGGGTGTTATGGGTATGGATGTTGGAGCGTTAACCACTTATTTCTATGGGTTCAGAGATCGTGAAATGATCAATGATATTTTCGAAGAAACCTGTGGTGCGCGCTTAACCATGAACTATAATATTCCCGGAGGGTTAATGTTCGATATTCATCCAAATTTTGTAAAACGAACCAAAGATTTTATTGCGCATTTTAAAACAAAGCTTCCGGAATACGATACCCTTTTAACCGGAAATGTCATTTTTCAAAAACGGATGAAAGGCGTTGGTATATTAACCAAAGAAGATGCTATTTCGTTCGGAGCTTCTGGTCCTGTTGGACGTGGTTCGGGGTACTCATGCGATGTTAGAAAACACCATCCGTATAGTGCTTACGATAGAGTGACCTTTAAAGAATCCTTAAAAACAGATGGAGACAGTCTATCACGATATCAAGTTAGAATTCAGGAAATGTGGGAGTCCATTGCGATTATAGAACAATTAATCGATAACATTCCAGAAGGCGAGCATAAAGTAACCACCAAAGTCGTGATTAAATTACCTCCAGGAGAATATTATCAAAAAGTTGAAACTGCTCGTGGCGAACTAGGTGTTTACGTAATAAGTACAGGAACTAAAAACCCGTATCGTGTTAAGTTTCGATCTCCCGGGTTTTCAAATTTGTCATTACTCAATCATATAGCGGTAGGTGGGAAAATTGGTGATTTAGTGGCAACTATGGCAACATTGGATCTTGTGATACCGGATATTGATAGATGAGGGAAGAGCGATGACCGGTGATAGGTGTTTGATGATAGAGAAAGAAGAAATTAACTAGTAGAAAAAGAGTTTAATAAATTTTATAAAGAATCATTTCATTTAATGAATGATATGATTCATTTAGAAATAAATTATAATGTTTAGTTTAATCATGCAATATTGGTCATTTATCATCGGTCTTCAGTCACCGGTCACCAATCTTCCGTCTTCTATCTCCGGTCATCCATCATTAAACATAACCGAAACCATACAAAATTGGCTTATTGGCACGATGTCAGAAGGAACAGCAAACATCTTAGCAATGGTCATAGTCGCTTTAATCTATTTAGGGATTTTTTCTGTTGCCGGATTGTTTTTGGTACTCCTCGAACGTAGGGTGGCTGCTTGGTTTCAGTTGCGTATAGGTCCAAATCGTGTTGGCCCTCTAGGATTATTACAAACCATGGCAGATGCTTTAAAACTGGTTTCAAAAGAACTAACAGGAACTGTAAAAGCTGATAAGTTTTTATACAATTTAGCGCCCTATTTTG includes:
- a CDS encoding NADH-quinone oxidoreductase subunit C gives rise to the protein MTNEALQNLITNWMPDLEFTEEASQFLNVTVSPENLHQLMTELKNNNETKFDYLFCLSGVDWNPELGVVYHLESTIHRHTIVVKVKIADRENPTLDTVCDIWRTAEFHEREVFDFFGIKFNNHPNLKRLFLTDEWEGFPLRKDYEDAINMVIK
- a CDS encoding NADH-quinone oxidoreductase subunit D, with product MDTVAVNNNFKSEEYFINMGPQHPATHGVLRLLLTIDGEIIKKVEPDLGYIHRSIEKMSERDSYQQIVHLTDRMDYLSSHINNEAVCLTVENALELEIPERVKVIRTILGELTRIASHCLWWGVMGMDVGALTTYFYGFRDREMINDIFEETCGARLTMNYNIPGGLMFDIHPNFVKRTKDFIAHFKTKLPEYDTLLTGNVIFQKRMKGVGILTKEDAISFGASGPVGRGSGYSCDVRKHHPYSAYDRVTFKESLKTDGDSLSRYQVRIQEMWESIAIIEQLIDNIPEGEHKVTTKVVIKLPPGEYYQKVETARGELGVYVISTGTKNPYRVKFRSPGFSNLSLLNHIAVGGKIGDLVATMATLDLVIPDIDR